A portion of the Phyllopteryx taeniolatus isolate TA_2022b chromosome 15, UOR_Ptae_1.2, whole genome shotgun sequence genome contains these proteins:
- the LOC133489816 gene encoding cyclin-dependent kinase 2-associated protein 1 — protein MSLGMSYKPNAHQHTPGTSGNQVGSLQSSANLAQLQSYRPLLSDYGPPSLGFSQGLTGSQVPQNKYAELLAIIEELGKEIRPTYAGSKSAMERLKRGIIHARGLVRECLAETERNARS, from the exons ATGTCTCTGGGAATGTCTTACAAGCCCAATGCCCACCAGCACACTCCGGGAACTTCGGGGAACCAGG TTGGCAGCCTCCAGTCATCAGCCAACCTGGCCCAGTTGCAGTCCTACAGGCCTCTGCTGAGCGACTACGGGCCCCCGTCTCTGGGATTCTCACAG GGCTTGACGGGCAGCCAAGTGCCTCAGAACAAATACGCCGAGCTGCTGGCTATCATCGAGGAGCTGGGCAAGGAGATCCGCCCCACGTACGCCGGCAGCAAGAGTGCCATGGAGAGGCTCAAGAGAG GCATCATCCACGCCCGCGGCCTGGTGCGCGAATGCTTGGCAGAGACTGAGAGGAACGCCAGGTCCTAG
- the LOC133489866 gene encoding M-phase phosphoprotein 9 isoform X1: MSTDDSVSEDVSSSGPRSHCRASGEGGKESEVSPLSSEATTASGLGASEGRCSASQTTGGTVASQTVKSTPAHNKIRGLCLSTEEDAFTPGKNLPFINPSSLETLRALVEEIRSGGETDPQVWKDCEGRWLHLFQLVEKQYQEQILAQQEQYQCQIQLIQDEIKALVQLQNRPPHADFTHSAAIQTSEDTTTTKDFLLPLMAGDCSFPAHAPSDSDSLAAPAALSPFSSPSPPHRSDGAIPPADERATTGLSSGYGTLSAWETGEMREHRWLEDADSTAITQDEAKAHGQEDPSVAHQQKTSGQVLTSWALRQKLQAKKLKTGASRIPEYQELPRSSGDSGQGPLESADFQRRAASSSCASFSLRRSDSLLSEASGLTYWRLNECDLYHRLPDALDHRSSGAAYFLREASTDQAEDLGVSLREIYHHKHRTDIKRSDWERSGASTPLSLQPLLVEASQPSSTTPVSLDAVSDVSQEAPSTPQTKTGEEEATCTRTTTLRPGSGSPEDPVVLSLLRQNLREKHSRHVADLKAYYECEIQVLRDKLELRYLPGDLETSNRMLSDRCQHLEKALAEAGRRIDQLEETNATLEKQLAEWPERYAVAGATVKSLRQRLEDSKRSAREKAAVALKARRQADDSEARRDREVQAKKELLTQYDCVLKDNDRLKINLLSTEDKLYQANNLISDLKRTISKLESQVRQLEHENQARVRHTPHAASQPSGAGLFHHPDLLHSPSRGNAEPDVTRRRSPRPDVHQPAVSTKSVFPSETLMRCASSRDPDRTPPPSRLREEGAGLLTPIMRALIEMEETRATESRAPWLANHRPSLGSVGGPLRSQRSLSPDSHRSSSLPPPGLRSTIVTTPTKRELLIAPFPTKGSPKRCPTENYSTAFGHMMPREEHLSNRSDAHADHTRRHSFHSSSPRKKLHFGSADHQDAAVGLEPPDFGDTQLACGGGGGSPGGCPASDNKVQSLAEAERLFDDLTREKLEIEASLSRMPPSSSGGRVSMKTRLDQVALEERLERLNRELGSIRMTLKRFHVLRSSASIA, from the exons ATGTCCACAGATGACAGCGTCTCTGAGGACGTGTCCAGCTCTGGGCCGCGGAGCCACTGCCGGGCCAGTGGCGAAGGCGGCAAGGAGAGCGAGGTGTCCCCGCTGTCCTCCGAGGCCACCACGGCCTCGGGGCTGGGGGCCTCTGAGGGCAGATGCTCGGCCTCCCAGACCACGGGGGGCACTGTGGCCAGCCAGACCGTCAAGAGCACACCAGCGCACAACAAGATCAG GGGACTGTGTCTGAGCACAGAGGAAGATGCGTTCACTCCAGGCAAGAACCTGCCGTTCATTAACCCGAGCTCCCTGGAGACCCTCCGAGCCCTGGTGGAGGAGATACGCAGCGGCGGTGAGACGGACCCGCAGGTCTGGAAGGACTGCGAG GGCCGATGGCTGCATCTGTTTCAGCTGGTGGAGAAGCAATACCAGGAGCAAATCCTCGCGCAGCAAGAACAGTACCAGTGCCAAATACAG TTAATTCAGGACGAGATCAAGGCGCTGGTGCAGCTCCAGAACCGGCCGCCGCATGCAGACTTCACCCACAGCGCCGCCATCCAAACCAGCGAGGACACCACGACCACTAAAGACTTCCTGTTGCCACTTATGGCCGGCGACTGCTCTTTCCCCGCACACGCGCCCAGCGACAGCGACAGCCTGGCCGCCCCCGCCGCCCTCTCCCCGTTCAGCTCCCCCTCTCCACCCCATAGGTCGGACGGTGCCATCCCGCCGGCCGATGAGCGGGCCACCACGGGGCTCAGCAGCGGCTACGGCACGCTGTCCGCCTGGGAGACGGGAGAAATGCGAGAGCACCGGTGGTTGGAAGACGCCGATTCAACCGCCATTACGCAGGACGAAGCCAAGGCTCATGGACAGGAGGATCCGTCAGTAGCCCACCAGCAGAAAACCTCTGG TCAGGTTTTGACCTCCTGGGCTCTGAGGCAAAAACTGCAAGCCAAGAAGCTCAAGACGGGAGCTTCCCGAATTCCTGAATACCAAGAGCTGCCGCGCAGCTCGGGCGATTCGGGCCAGGGTCCTCTGGAGAGCGCCGACTTCCAGCGTCGCGCCGCATCGTCGTCCTGCGCCTCTTTTTCACTGAGGAGGAGCGATAGCCTCTTGTCCGAGGCCTCAG GCCTAACCTACTGGCGTCTGAACGAGTGCGACCTCTATCACCGTCTGCCGGACGCCCTCGACCACAGAAGCAGTGGCGCAGCTTACTTCCTGCGAGAAGCTTCCACGGATCAG GCAGAGGACCTTGGTGTTTCTCTGCGAGAGATCTACCATCACAAGCACAGGACGGACATCAAACGTTCCGACTGGGAACGCTCCGGGGCTTCCACTCCGTTGTCGCTCCAG CCACTGCTAGTGGAGGCATCCCAGCCTTCCTCCACGACGCCTGTGAGTCTAGACGCCGTCTCCGATGTGTCCCAGGAAGCCCCGTCCACCCCGCAGACCAAGACTGGCGAGGAGGAAGCCACCTGTACCCGCACTACTACTTTGAGGCCTGGTTCTGGTTCTCCAGAAGATCCTGTTGTCCTCTCACT GTTGCGACAGAACCTGAGAGAGAAGCACTCCCGACACGTGGCCGACCTGAAGGCCTATTACGAATGCGAGATTCAAGTCCTGCGAGACAAGCTGGAGCTCCGATATCTGCCCGGAGACCTGGAGACGAGCAACCGGATGCTCTCAGACAG GTGTCAGCACCTGGAGAAAGCACTGGCTGAAGCCGGCCGACGTATCGACCAGCTGGAGGAAACCAACGCCACGCTGGAGAAACAGCTA GCGGAGTGGCCCGAGCGCTACGCGGTGGCGGGCGCCACTGTCAAGTCCCTGCGTCAGCGTCTGGAGGACAGCAAGCGCTCGGCCAGGGAGAAGGCGGCGGTCGCGCTGAAGGCTCGACGGCAGGCCGACGACAGCGAGGCCAGGAGAGATCGGGAGGTCCAGGCCAAGAAAGAG CTTCTTACACAATACGACTGTGTGCTGAAGGATAACGATAGACTGAAG ATCAACTTGCTGTCAACAGAGGACAAACTTTACCAAGCCAACAATCTCATTTCAGACCTGAAAAG AACCATTTCTAAATTGGAGTCTCAAGTGCGGCAGCTGGAGCATGAGAACCAAGCAAGGGTCCGCCACACCCCCCACGCTGCCTCCCAGCCATCCGGAGCAGG TCTTTTCCACCATCCCGACCTGCTTCACTCGCCTAGCAGAGGCAACGCCGAGCCAGACGTCACCCGCAGGAGGTCGCCCCGTCCGGACGTCCACCAGCCGGCTGTCTCCACAAAATCTGTGTTCCCTTCCGAGACTCTGATGAG GTGCGCGTCCTCCCGAGACCCCGACCGAACGCCGCCCCCATCCAGACTCCGGGAGGAGGGTGCCGGCCTCTTGACGCCCATCATGAGGGCGCTGATCGAGATGGAGGAGACCCGAGCCACCGAGAGCAGAGCCCCCT GGctggccaatcacaggccaTCGCTTGGCAGCGTAGGAGGTCCACTCAGAAGTCAGAGGAGTTTGTCTCCGGACAGCCATCGGTCCTCCTCGCTGCCTCCGCCAGGACTACGGAGTACAATCGTAACCACACCTA CAAAGAGAGAGCTGTTAATTGCCCCATTTCCAACCAAGGGCAGCCCCAAGCGCTGCCCCACCGAGAACTACTCCACTGCCTTTGGGCACATGATGCCGCGCGAGGAGCACCTCAGTAACAG GTCTGATGCACACGCTGACCACACGAGGCGCCACTCGTTCCACAGCAGCAGTCCCAGGAAGAAACTACACTTTGGGTCAGCTGACCACCAAG ATGCTGCTGTCGGCTTGGAGCCGCCTGACTTTGGTGACACGCAGCTGGCgtgtggaggaggagggggatcCCCAGGAGGTTGCCCAGCCTCTGACAACAAAGTCCAGTCACTGGCAGAGGCTGAGAGACTTTTTGATGATCTTACACGGGAGAAACTGGAG ATTGAGGCATCTCTGAGCCGCATGCCGCCATCGTCGTCGGGCGGTCGAGTGAGCATGAAGACCAGGCTGGACCAG gtgGCCTTAGAGGAGCGTCTGGAGCGTCTGAACCGAGAACTTGGGTCCATCCGCATGACACTCAAGAGGTTCCATGTCCTGCGCTCCTCCGCCAGCATTGCGTAG
- the LOC133489866 gene encoding M-phase phosphoprotein 9 isoform X2 produces MSTDDSVSEDVSSSGPRSHCRASGEGGKESEVSPLSSEATTASGLGASEGRCSASQTTGGTVASQTVKSTPAHNKIRGLCLSTEEDAFTPGKNLPFINPSSLETLRALVEEIRSGGETDPQVWKDCELVEKQYQEQILAQQEQYQCQIQLIQDEIKALVQLQNRPPHADFTHSAAIQTSEDTTTTKDFLLPLMAGDCSFPAHAPSDSDSLAAPAALSPFSSPSPPHRSDGAIPPADERATTGLSSGYGTLSAWETGEMREHRWLEDADSTAITQDEAKAHGQEDPSVAHQQKTSGQVLTSWALRQKLQAKKLKTGASRIPEYQELPRSSGDSGQGPLESADFQRRAASSSCASFSLRRSDSLLSEASGLTYWRLNECDLYHRLPDALDHRSSGAAYFLREASTDQAEDLGVSLREIYHHKHRTDIKRSDWERSGASTPLSLQPLLVEASQPSSTTPVSLDAVSDVSQEAPSTPQTKTGEEEATCTRTTTLRPGSGSPEDPVVLSLLRQNLREKHSRHVADLKAYYECEIQVLRDKLELRYLPGDLETSNRMLSDRCQHLEKALAEAGRRIDQLEETNATLEKQLAEWPERYAVAGATVKSLRQRLEDSKRSAREKAAVALKARRQADDSEARRDREVQAKKELLTQYDCVLKDNDRLKINLLSTEDKLYQANNLISDLKRTISKLESQVRQLEHENQARVRHTPHAASQPSGAGLFHHPDLLHSPSRGNAEPDVTRRRSPRPDVHQPAVSTKSVFPSETLMRCASSRDPDRTPPPSRLREEGAGLLTPIMRALIEMEETRATESRAPWLANHRPSLGSVGGPLRSQRSLSPDSHRSSSLPPPGLRSTIVTTPTKRELLIAPFPTKGSPKRCPTENYSTAFGHMMPREEHLSNRSDAHADHTRRHSFHSSSPRKKLHFGSADHQDAAVGLEPPDFGDTQLACGGGGGSPGGCPASDNKVQSLAEAERLFDDLTREKLEIEASLSRMPPSSSGGRVSMKTRLDQVALEERLERLNRELGSIRMTLKRFHVLRSSASIA; encoded by the exons ATGTCCACAGATGACAGCGTCTCTGAGGACGTGTCCAGCTCTGGGCCGCGGAGCCACTGCCGGGCCAGTGGCGAAGGCGGCAAGGAGAGCGAGGTGTCCCCGCTGTCCTCCGAGGCCACCACGGCCTCGGGGCTGGGGGCCTCTGAGGGCAGATGCTCGGCCTCCCAGACCACGGGGGGCACTGTGGCCAGCCAGACCGTCAAGAGCACACCAGCGCACAACAAGATCAG GGGACTGTGTCTGAGCACAGAGGAAGATGCGTTCACTCCAGGCAAGAACCTGCCGTTCATTAACCCGAGCTCCCTGGAGACCCTCCGAGCCCTGGTGGAGGAGATACGCAGCGGCGGTGAGACGGACCCGCAGGTCTGGAAGGACTGCGAG CTGGTGGAGAAGCAATACCAGGAGCAAATCCTCGCGCAGCAAGAACAGTACCAGTGCCAAATACAG TTAATTCAGGACGAGATCAAGGCGCTGGTGCAGCTCCAGAACCGGCCGCCGCATGCAGACTTCACCCACAGCGCCGCCATCCAAACCAGCGAGGACACCACGACCACTAAAGACTTCCTGTTGCCACTTATGGCCGGCGACTGCTCTTTCCCCGCACACGCGCCCAGCGACAGCGACAGCCTGGCCGCCCCCGCCGCCCTCTCCCCGTTCAGCTCCCCCTCTCCACCCCATAGGTCGGACGGTGCCATCCCGCCGGCCGATGAGCGGGCCACCACGGGGCTCAGCAGCGGCTACGGCACGCTGTCCGCCTGGGAGACGGGAGAAATGCGAGAGCACCGGTGGTTGGAAGACGCCGATTCAACCGCCATTACGCAGGACGAAGCCAAGGCTCATGGACAGGAGGATCCGTCAGTAGCCCACCAGCAGAAAACCTCTGG TCAGGTTTTGACCTCCTGGGCTCTGAGGCAAAAACTGCAAGCCAAGAAGCTCAAGACGGGAGCTTCCCGAATTCCTGAATACCAAGAGCTGCCGCGCAGCTCGGGCGATTCGGGCCAGGGTCCTCTGGAGAGCGCCGACTTCCAGCGTCGCGCCGCATCGTCGTCCTGCGCCTCTTTTTCACTGAGGAGGAGCGATAGCCTCTTGTCCGAGGCCTCAG GCCTAACCTACTGGCGTCTGAACGAGTGCGACCTCTATCACCGTCTGCCGGACGCCCTCGACCACAGAAGCAGTGGCGCAGCTTACTTCCTGCGAGAAGCTTCCACGGATCAG GCAGAGGACCTTGGTGTTTCTCTGCGAGAGATCTACCATCACAAGCACAGGACGGACATCAAACGTTCCGACTGGGAACGCTCCGGGGCTTCCACTCCGTTGTCGCTCCAG CCACTGCTAGTGGAGGCATCCCAGCCTTCCTCCACGACGCCTGTGAGTCTAGACGCCGTCTCCGATGTGTCCCAGGAAGCCCCGTCCACCCCGCAGACCAAGACTGGCGAGGAGGAAGCCACCTGTACCCGCACTACTACTTTGAGGCCTGGTTCTGGTTCTCCAGAAGATCCTGTTGTCCTCTCACT GTTGCGACAGAACCTGAGAGAGAAGCACTCCCGACACGTGGCCGACCTGAAGGCCTATTACGAATGCGAGATTCAAGTCCTGCGAGACAAGCTGGAGCTCCGATATCTGCCCGGAGACCTGGAGACGAGCAACCGGATGCTCTCAGACAG GTGTCAGCACCTGGAGAAAGCACTGGCTGAAGCCGGCCGACGTATCGACCAGCTGGAGGAAACCAACGCCACGCTGGAGAAACAGCTA GCGGAGTGGCCCGAGCGCTACGCGGTGGCGGGCGCCACTGTCAAGTCCCTGCGTCAGCGTCTGGAGGACAGCAAGCGCTCGGCCAGGGAGAAGGCGGCGGTCGCGCTGAAGGCTCGACGGCAGGCCGACGACAGCGAGGCCAGGAGAGATCGGGAGGTCCAGGCCAAGAAAGAG CTTCTTACACAATACGACTGTGTGCTGAAGGATAACGATAGACTGAAG ATCAACTTGCTGTCAACAGAGGACAAACTTTACCAAGCCAACAATCTCATTTCAGACCTGAAAAG AACCATTTCTAAATTGGAGTCTCAAGTGCGGCAGCTGGAGCATGAGAACCAAGCAAGGGTCCGCCACACCCCCCACGCTGCCTCCCAGCCATCCGGAGCAGG TCTTTTCCACCATCCCGACCTGCTTCACTCGCCTAGCAGAGGCAACGCCGAGCCAGACGTCACCCGCAGGAGGTCGCCCCGTCCGGACGTCCACCAGCCGGCTGTCTCCACAAAATCTGTGTTCCCTTCCGAGACTCTGATGAG GTGCGCGTCCTCCCGAGACCCCGACCGAACGCCGCCCCCATCCAGACTCCGGGAGGAGGGTGCCGGCCTCTTGACGCCCATCATGAGGGCGCTGATCGAGATGGAGGAGACCCGAGCCACCGAGAGCAGAGCCCCCT GGctggccaatcacaggccaTCGCTTGGCAGCGTAGGAGGTCCACTCAGAAGTCAGAGGAGTTTGTCTCCGGACAGCCATCGGTCCTCCTCGCTGCCTCCGCCAGGACTACGGAGTACAATCGTAACCACACCTA CAAAGAGAGAGCTGTTAATTGCCCCATTTCCAACCAAGGGCAGCCCCAAGCGCTGCCCCACCGAGAACTACTCCACTGCCTTTGGGCACATGATGCCGCGCGAGGAGCACCTCAGTAACAG GTCTGATGCACACGCTGACCACACGAGGCGCCACTCGTTCCACAGCAGCAGTCCCAGGAAGAAACTACACTTTGGGTCAGCTGACCACCAAG ATGCTGCTGTCGGCTTGGAGCCGCCTGACTTTGGTGACACGCAGCTGGCgtgtggaggaggagggggatcCCCAGGAGGTTGCCCAGCCTCTGACAACAAAGTCCAGTCACTGGCAGAGGCTGAGAGACTTTTTGATGATCTTACACGGGAGAAACTGGAG ATTGAGGCATCTCTGAGCCGCATGCCGCCATCGTCGTCGGGCGGTCGAGTGAGCATGAAGACCAGGCTGGACCAG gtgGCCTTAGAGGAGCGTCTGGAGCGTCTGAACCGAGAACTTGGGTCCATCCGCATGACACTCAAGAGGTTCCATGTCCTGCGCTCCTCCGCCAGCATTGCGTAG